Proteins from one Flavobacterium sp. N2038 genomic window:
- a CDS encoding PLP-dependent aminotransferase family protein, whose amino-acid sequence MQKYYLAVLIKYTSFIIMSGPVEIPFKSFIQLKPEENTAIYLQIVFEFIKAIQTGFLPEGTKLPGTRILCKLLSVNRNTLIKAFQDLEAQGWIETLPNKGTFILSQNKKKGKSEFTPIRESSLSIESKGFSFKQSTILENPFENSELPYQFNDGMPDLRLIQNDILARLYVSKLKRQKTSKTYEQIQMQSHLNFKTHFSNYLNLTRGIRISTSNLLTTSSHEISLYLVTKVLIAPGDKVVVASPGYFISNMTLTSTGAQIITIPVDQNGIDTNRLKKICEESEIRVLYLTSNFHYPTTIGLSAKRRMEVLELANQYGFVILEDDYDFDFHFDNNPVLPLAAFDTNQKVVYIGSFGKSLPLGFSYGFVTAPPDFIKELEKHQNILEPGIDVLKEQVLTEWINEGEVHRLSKKNKKIYKERRDYFVGLLNEKLGSRIKFKVPLRGLAIWIEWLENFNLITLQKECAANGLFLPKTILYQTKDLTATRLGFGHLEKEEMEKAVSILCQSIDAMNINKDKI is encoded by the coding sequence TTGCAAAAGTACTATCTTGCCGTACTAATAAAGTATACCAGTTTTATAATTATGAGTGGTCCGGTTGAAATTCCTTTTAAAAGCTTTATTCAGTTAAAACCTGAAGAAAACACTGCAATTTATCTTCAGATCGTTTTTGAATTTATTAAAGCGATTCAGACCGGATTTCTTCCTGAAGGAACAAAACTACCGGGTACCCGCATATTATGTAAACTATTGTCTGTTAACAGAAACACGCTTATCAAGGCCTTTCAGGATCTGGAAGCTCAGGGCTGGATTGAAACATTACCTAATAAAGGCACTTTTATTTTATCGCAAAATAAAAAGAAAGGCAAATCAGAATTTACTCCAATCAGAGAATCCAGTTTGTCAATAGAAAGCAAAGGTTTTAGTTTTAAACAATCTACAATTCTCGAAAATCCTTTCGAAAACAGCGAACTTCCTTATCAATTCAATGACGGAATGCCTGATTTGAGATTGATTCAGAATGATATTTTGGCCAGATTGTATGTTTCTAAACTTAAACGGCAGAAAACTTCTAAAACCTACGAACAAATTCAGATGCAGTCTCATTTGAATTTTAAAACGCATTTCTCCAATTATCTGAATCTTACGCGAGGTATTCGAATTTCGACTTCGAACCTTCTCACTACAAGCAGTCATGAAATCAGTCTTTATCTGGTTACCAAAGTATTAATTGCTCCGGGAGATAAAGTTGTGGTAGCTTCTCCGGGTTATTTTATATCCAATATGACGTTAACGAGCACTGGCGCGCAGATTATTACGATACCTGTAGACCAGAACGGAATTGATACTAACAGACTGAAAAAAATTTGCGAAGAATCTGAAATCAGGGTTTTATATCTTACTTCCAATTTTCATTATCCAACAACAATTGGTTTAAGTGCCAAAAGAAGAATGGAAGTTCTGGAACTCGCTAATCAATACGGTTTTGTGATTCTGGAAGATGATTATGATTTTGATTTCCATTTTGATAATAACCCGGTTTTACCTTTGGCAGCTTTCGATACGAATCAGAAAGTGGTTTATATTGGCTCATTTGGAAAATCGCTTCCATTGGGATTTAGCTATGGTTTTGTTACCGCTCCACCGGACTTTATAAAAGAATTAGAAAAACACCAAAATATTCTGGAACCGGGAATTGATGTTCTAAAGGAACAAGTTCTGACAGAATGGATTAACGAAGGTGAAGTACACCGACTTTCAAAAAAGAATAAAAAAATATATAAAGAGCGCAGGGATTATTTTGTTGGTTTACTGAATGAAAAATTAGGGAGCCGAATTAAATTTAAAGTTCCGTTGCGCGGATTGGCTATCTGGATTGAATGGCTGGAAAACTTTAATCTTATAACCCTGCAGAAAGAATGTGCCGCAAACGGATTATTCCTGCCTAAAACTATTTTATACCAAACAAAAGATCTCACAGCGACCCGACTTGGATTTGGACATCTGGAGAAAGAAGAAATGGAAAAAGCGGTATCAATTTTATGTCAGTCTATTGATGCGATGAACATCAATAAAGATAAAATCTAA
- a CDS encoding M16 family metallopeptidase, with protein MKYSKKISVLLLFIGSLTFAQNYKTNDPIAVNQKIKKGVLPNGMTYYIYPTDVNKNTASYYIIQNVGSILENDQQKGLAHFLEHMAFNGTKNFEGKGILNTLQKQGAVFGKNINAYTSTDETVYNLDNIPSKDGGVVDTCLLVLHDWSNFLSLTNEEIDAERGVITEEWRTRQNARARIYNQLAPYYYNNSLYADRMPIGDMDIVKNFKYQVLKDFYKDWYRPDLQAIAIVGDINADEIEAKIKKLFADIPAPQNPKKRFEIAIPERAEPTFKLALDKEISASGISYMIRHVSEKPTGTYADLEKSTQRSIAFSILNNRLGEMAQKQECPFKGAQIGYQSYSRLNDIWVLSVSPKPGKQEEAFAMVMKEWVRAYKFGFSKGEIERAVTETISGYENYLEKINEISHKDVIGMVKDDYLNHEVIADPNAEFEITKSILKNIDTKILQEQISKLYTSQNRVVTVTGVEGEENLTQEKAFAAIQKAENDASLQPYVDTFEGKTLLGNLKINSGKIVSEKKETAIDATTFVLSNGVKVHYKFADKNKKEVELKAESFGGTSLYEPQDLPSIGRTTALAMMSGVGELSNVDLDKVLKGKIANSSVSISSLKETVSGSANVKDIETMMQLIHLRFVQPRFDNQMYALLKQRLENSLKNRANDINAKMEDSLSVVVYGKNNPRVQLFNQKYIDDLSFDKMKAFYLDRFADVSNFEFYIVGDVSPEVLKPLLEKYIASINGIKRKEKFKSDVPKWVSNKIDQDVFIKMQTPKSSVRIAFVKDCAFTQKNRILVSFLSDVLTLRYTESLREKEGGTYGAQVKASIDKLPVSKANLQILFDCDAEKVEHLLPIVYQEIDKIKKGEIAAEDVEKTRTNYLKSKEDSKNFNSYSMNLIYNYFENDYNMNDPATYENIVKSVTAKDIQEFATSLLSKADAMEVVFKPLK; from the coding sequence ATGAAATACAGCAAAAAAATATCAGTTTTACTGCTTTTTATCGGAAGCTTGACATTCGCACAGAATTACAAGACAAATGACCCAATTGCAGTCAATCAGAAAATAAAAAAAGGCGTTTTGCCAAACGGTATGACGTATTATATTTACCCGACAGATGTAAATAAAAATACGGCAAGTTATTACATCATTCAAAATGTAGGTTCGATTTTAGAAAACGATCAGCAGAAAGGTTTAGCGCATTTTCTGGAACATATGGCGTTTAACGGAACCAAAAATTTTGAAGGAAAAGGCATTCTGAATACGCTTCAGAAACAAGGAGCCGTTTTCGGAAAAAATATTAATGCTTACACTAGCACAGACGAAACGGTTTACAATTTAGACAATATTCCGTCAAAAGATGGCGGAGTAGTAGATACTTGTTTGCTTGTTTTGCACGACTGGTCTAACTTTTTGTCTCTGACAAATGAAGAAATCGATGCCGAACGCGGTGTAATTACCGAAGAATGGCGTACCAGACAAAATGCAAGAGCAAGAATTTACAATCAGTTAGCGCCGTATTATTACAACAATTCGCTGTATGCAGACCGTATGCCAATTGGAGATATGGATATTGTTAAGAATTTTAAATATCAGGTTTTAAAAGATTTTTATAAAGATTGGTACCGTCCCGATTTACAGGCAATCGCAATTGTTGGAGATATCAATGCGGACGAAATTGAGGCAAAAATCAAAAAGCTTTTTGCTGATATTCCAGCACCTCAAAATCCTAAAAAACGTTTTGAAATTGCTATTCCAGAAAGAGCAGAACCAACTTTTAAACTGGCTTTAGACAAGGAAATTTCAGCTTCGGGAATTAGTTATATGATTCGTCATGTTTCTGAAAAACCAACCGGAACTTATGCCGATTTAGAAAAATCTACACAACGTAGCATAGCTTTTTCTATTTTGAATAATCGTCTGGGAGAAATGGCGCAAAAACAAGAATGCCCGTTTAAAGGCGCACAAATTGGGTATCAGAGTTATTCTCGTCTTAACGATATCTGGGTTTTATCTGTTTCACCAAAACCGGGAAAACAAGAAGAAGCGTTTGCAATGGTAATGAAAGAATGGGTTCGTGCTTATAAATTTGGTTTTTCAAAAGGAGAAATCGAAAGAGCAGTAACTGAAACCATTTCGGGCTACGAAAATTATTTAGAAAAAATAAATGAGATTTCACATAAGGATGTCATCGGAATGGTAAAAGATGATTACCTAAATCACGAAGTTATTGCCGATCCTAATGCAGAATTTGAAATAACAAAAAGCATTTTAAAAAATATTGACACCAAAATTCTTCAGGAACAAATTAGTAAATTATACACCTCGCAAAACCGTGTTGTAACAGTTACTGGTGTAGAGGGTGAAGAAAATTTAACGCAGGAAAAAGCATTTGCTGCTATTCAGAAAGCAGAGAACGATGCGTCGTTGCAGCCTTATGTGGACACTTTTGAAGGAAAAACACTTTTAGGAAATCTGAAAATCAATTCTGGAAAAATTGTTTCGGAGAAAAAAGAAACGGCGATCGATGCTACCACTTTTGTATTGAGCAATGGTGTAAAAGTACATTACAAATTTGCCGATAAAAATAAAAAAGAAGTAGAGCTTAAAGCCGAAAGTTTTGGCGGAACTTCATTGTATGAGCCGCAAGATCTTCCATCAATCGGGCGCACTACAGCTTTGGCAATGATGTCTGGTGTTGGAGAACTTTCAAATGTTGATTTAGACAAAGTTTTAAAAGGAAAAATTGCCAATTCTTCTGTAAGCATCAGTTCACTTAAAGAAACCGTTTCGGGTTCGGCAAATGTAAAAGATATCGAAACGATGATGCAATTGATTCATTTGCGTTTTGTACAGCCAAGATTTGATAATCAGATGTATGCGCTATTAAAACAAAGATTAGAAAATTCGCTTAAAAACAGAGCAAATGATATCAATGCAAAAATGGAAGACAGTTTATCTGTGGTAGTTTATGGAAAAAACAACCCGAGAGTACAGCTGTTTAATCAAAAATATATCGACGATTTATCTTTTGATAAAATGAAAGCGTTCTATCTGGATCGTTTTGCAGATGTATCTAATTTTGAGTTTTACATTGTAGGAGATGTTTCACCAGAAGTTTTAAAACCCTTGCTGGAAAAATATATTGCCAGTATAAACGGGATTAAACGTAAAGAGAAATTTAAAAGCGATGTTCCAAAATGGGTTTCAAACAAAATAGATCAAGATGTTTTTATTAAAATGCAAACACCAAAAAGCTCGGTTCGTATTGCATTTGTAAAAGATTGTGCGTTTACACAAAAAAACAGAATCTTAGTTTCTTTCTTGTCTGATGTTCTTACGTTGCGCTATACAGAAAGTCTGCGTGAGAAAGAGGGCGGAACTTATGGTGCACAGGTAAAAGCCAGTATTGATAAATTGCCGGTTTCAAAAGCAAACCTTCAGATTTTATTTGATTGTGATGCAGAAAAAGTAGAACACTTACTGCCAATTGTGTATCAGGAAATTGATAAAATCAAAAAAGGTGAAATCGCGGCAGAAGATGTAGAAAAAACGAGAACGAATTACCTTAAATCCAAAGAAGACAGCAAAAACTTCAATTCTTACAGTATGAATTTGATTTATAATTATTTTGAAAATGATTATAATATGAATGATCCTGCTACTTACGAAAATATTGTAAAAAGCGTTACCGCAAAAGATATTCAGGAATTTGCCACTTCACTTTTAAGTAAAGCCGACGCTATGGAGGTTGTTTTCAAGCCATTAAAATAA
- a CDS encoding protein-disulfide reductase DsbD family protein → MNKNIFLGSLLLLFSVITQAQIYNPLKWKTSIEKISDTEYELQAKAIIESGWHLYSQEVSDGGPIPTRFTFTKTPEFQLIGEVKEEKGKTINDPVFKMQIKFFEKETTFSQRIKILSAKPFKIKTEVEFMVCNDENCLPPSSDELEFAVSPSAKAITLIESNVKKEIKATEIDSSISDVKEKTEEIIQTEIVKTRKKELKKQQPETESRSLWAIFLLSFFSGFAALLTPCVFPMIPMTVSFFTKQSKTKSQGIRKAVFYGISIIAIYIFLGAIVTWVFGADSLNALSTNVWFNLVFFVLLMFFAFSFLGAFEIMLPNAWANKVDSQADKGGIVGILFMALALAIVSFSCTGPIVGTLLVEAASRGGIAPFVGMFGFSLALALPFTLFAAFPGWLNSLPKSGGWLNSVKVFLGFLEMALAFKFLSNADLVLQLHWLERETFLAIWIAIFGTLTFYLFGKIQLPHDSPVSNISVGRLGLGVLVLSFTIYLIPGIWGAPLKMISGFPPPMHYSEIPNGLSNSASREITENLPEGAELGPHDIMAFTDYDLGMQYAKKIGKPVMIDFTGHACVNCRKMEDNVWSDDKVQKILKGEVVLISLYVDDKRELASHEQKVSELTGKKIKYIGQKWSEFQTIKYKTNAQPFYVLVDHNGEPLNETSAYNPDVTEYLDWLKNGISNFKADI, encoded by the coding sequence ATGAACAAGAACATATTTTTAGGGAGTCTTTTGTTGTTGTTTTCAGTAATAACACAGGCTCAAATTTATAATCCGTTAAAATGGAAAACCAGTATCGAGAAAATTTCCGATACAGAATACGAGTTGCAGGCAAAAGCCATAATCGAATCGGGCTGGCATTTATACAGTCAGGAAGTTTCAGATGGAGGTCCGATTCCTACCCGTTTTACCTTTACAAAAACGCCCGAATTTCAGTTAATTGGGGAGGTAAAAGAAGAAAAAGGAAAAACGATCAACGATCCGGTTTTTAAAATGCAGATTAAGTTCTTTGAGAAGGAAACTACTTTTTCACAACGCATAAAAATACTTTCAGCTAAGCCTTTCAAAATCAAAACAGAAGTAGAGTTTATGGTTTGCAATGATGAAAACTGTCTTCCGCCAAGTTCAGATGAACTGGAGTTTGCTGTTAGCCCATCCGCCAAAGCGATAACTTTAATTGAAAGTAATGTAAAGAAAGAAATTAAAGCAACAGAAATCGATTCTTCGATTTCTGATGTTAAAGAAAAAACAGAGGAAATAATCCAGACAGAAATTGTAAAAACGCGCAAGAAAGAGCTGAAAAAACAGCAACCGGAAACGGAATCAAGAAGTTTGTGGGCGATTTTTTTACTGTCTTTTTTCTCCGGATTTGCAGCCTTGTTAACGCCTTGTGTTTTTCCGATGATTCCAATGACGGTAAGTTTTTTTACCAAGCAAAGTAAAACCAAATCACAAGGGATTAGAAAAGCTGTTTTTTACGGAATTTCGATTATCGCTATTTATATCTTTTTGGGTGCGATTGTAACCTGGGTTTTTGGTGCAGATTCTCTAAACGCACTTTCAACGAATGTTTGGTTTAACCTTGTATTTTTTGTGCTTTTAATGTTTTTTGCCTTTTCTTTTTTAGGAGCATTCGAAATTATGCTTCCAAATGCGTGGGCAAACAAAGTAGATTCGCAGGCAGATAAAGGCGGAATTGTTGGAATATTATTCATGGCTTTGGCTTTGGCGATTGTCTCATTTTCTTGTACGGGACCAATTGTTGGGACTTTACTTGTTGAAGCTGCTTCGCGTGGAGGAATTGCACCTTTTGTCGGAATGTTTGGTTTTTCTCTGGCTCTGGCATTGCCTTTTACCTTATTTGCGGCATTTCCGGGTTGGTTAAATTCACTGCCAAAATCGGGTGGCTGGCTGAATTCGGTTAAAGTATTTTTAGGGTTTCTGGAAATGGCTTTGGCTTTTAAATTTTTATCCAATGCCGATTTGGTTTTGCAATTACACTGGCTGGAAAGAGAAACTTTTTTGGCTATTTGGATTGCGATTTTCGGGACATTGACTTTTTATTTATTTGGGAAAATTCAGTTGCCTCATGATAGTCCGGTTTCCAATATTAGTGTTGGAAGATTAGGACTTGGTGTTTTGGTTTTGTCTTTTACCATTTATCTCATTCCCGGAATTTGGGGCGCACCATTGAAAATGATTAGCGGTTTTCCGCCGCCAATGCATTATAGCGAAATTCCGAATGGATTAAGTAATTCAGCATCACGTGAAATAACAGAAAATCTGCCGGAAGGAGCAGAGCTTGGCCCTCACGATATTATGGCCTTTACCGATTATGATTTAGGAATGCAATATGCCAAAAAAATTGGGAAACCGGTTATGATTGACTTTACAGGACATGCCTGTGTAAATTGTCGCAAGATGGAAGACAATGTTTGGTCTGACGATAAGGTGCAGAAAATTCTAAAAGGCGAAGTAGTTTTGATTTCTTTGTATGTTGACGATAAAAGAGAATTGGCTTCACATGAACAAAAAGTTTCTGAATTAACAGGTAAAAAAATAAAATATATTGGGCAGAAATGGAGTGAATTTCAAACCATAAAATATAAAACAAATGCACAGCCTTTTTATGTATTAGTTGATCACAATGGAGAACCACTAAACGAAACTTCAGCCTATAATCCTGATGTTACAGAATATCTGGATTGGTTAAAAAATGGAATTTCTAATTTTAAAGCAGATATTTAA
- a CDS encoding thioredoxin family protein → MKRFFKIASAVLLLACPSIVLKAQTQSTDESWELAKKQAQTEKKLIFVDLYFTGCMPCAQMDKEVFPDPKVATVLSADFVTFKSDILKEEIGKKLCMKYGVTGFPTFLFMSADGKVIDTEGGFQNAAQFTALLQNAKEAAKKGLFKKYSTKIEEKEYPDFYKEAYLNGKRNVSFETADAYLKAQPSLTAEVPFVIISGLRIGRQYDDFYLKNAKQLYKDYGSGSVSNHVFTILQRKKKDFEKTKDLAGFKKLLEEMKPLYSAEDWTKFEGILLKDFGVEKVVTNPYTLQK, encoded by the coding sequence ATGAAACGTTTTTTTAAAATCGCAAGTGCAGTTTTGCTGCTTGCCTGTCCTTCTATTGTCTTAAAAGCACAGACACAATCAACTGATGAAAGTTGGGAATTGGCCAAAAAACAAGCCCAAACGGAGAAAAAATTAATCTTTGTCGATTTGTATTTTACGGGTTGTATGCCGTGTGCACAAATGGACAAAGAGGTATTTCCGGATCCTAAAGTGGCCACTGTTTTAAGTGCTGATTTTGTCACTTTCAAATCTGATATTCTTAAAGAAGAAATCGGTAAAAAATTATGTATGAAGTATGGCGTTACCGGATTTCCGACTTTTTTATTTATGAGTGCAGATGGAAAAGTAATTGATACTGAAGGCGGTTTTCAAAACGCAGCGCAATTTACAGCCTTACTGCAAAATGCAAAAGAAGCAGCTAAAAAAGGGCTTTTCAAAAAGTATAGTACGAAAATTGAGGAAAAAGAGTATCCCGATTTTTACAAAGAGGCTTATCTGAACGGAAAAAGGAATGTTTCTTTTGAAACTGCCGATGCCTATTTAAAAGCACAGCCTTCACTAACTGCCGAAGTTCCATTCGTTATCATAAGTGGTTTAAGAATCGGACGTCAATACGATGATTTTTATTTAAAGAATGCAAAACAACTTTATAAAGACTACGGTTCCGGAAGCGTTTCTAATCATGTGTTTACCATTTTACAGCGCAAGAAAAAAGACTTTGAAAAAACGAAGGATTTAGCGGGTTTCAAAAAATTACTTGAAGAAATGAAACCGCTTTATTCTGCAGAAGACTGGACAAAATTTGAGGGTATTTTATTGAAAGATTTTGGCGTAGAAAAAGTGGTAACTAATCCCTATACTTTACAAAAGTAA
- a CDS encoding TlpA family protein disulfide reductase — MKKHIFYFILTFIAVQMSFASSISEYAVIKGTVSIPDFIAKEVTLYNVEEGKPAVAATAKVNTLGEFGFMIPVSASGFYYVDYGQFKGRTQLIRLYLEPKLDINLVINKEHYVLSGKNVGQNVLVQKANEIYNEFAPFARLGGNVTYVQFYPWLDKGVAKANEFSKSINTKDANFNKLLKLAVATDVEESTYTFFRLPRTAFPDKDDRPAVIKTWQTDKKFTDPDLLKLHNGVTLMSNYFFYISVSGAAVPKRLDIVETLNHITDPALKDVYLREEVATSRMKIEEYEKVAPSIKPYMISDASKTFLVEYEKVLHKNVGQKGLNFSYNDINDKPVSFSDFKGKFVYIDLWATWCGPCKAEIPHMKKIEEDYHGKNIVFVSLSLDKSKDAQKWKDFVTKEQLKGIQLMADKDFNSDVAKNYEVNAIPRFLLFDTKGNIINTDALRPSNPELREQLDKLLKG, encoded by the coding sequence ATGAAAAAACACATTTTTTATTTCATTTTGACCTTTATTGCGGTTCAAATGAGTTTTGCTTCCAGCATTTCAGAATATGCAGTAATTAAAGGAACAGTTTCGATTCCGGATTTTATAGCAAAAGAAGTTACACTTTATAATGTTGAAGAGGGAAAGCCAGCGGTTGCTGCAACTGCTAAAGTCAATACTCTGGGGGAATTTGGCTTTATGATACCAGTTTCAGCGTCTGGCTTCTATTATGTAGATTACGGACAATTTAAGGGAAGAACTCAGTTAATTCGTTTGTATTTAGAACCAAAATTGGATATCAATTTGGTTATCAACAAAGAACATTATGTTTTGAGCGGAAAAAATGTGGGTCAGAATGTTCTGGTTCAGAAAGCAAACGAAATTTACAATGAATTTGCACCATTTGCAAGACTTGGAGGAAATGTAACTTATGTACAATTTTATCCTTGGCTTGATAAAGGTGTAGCAAAAGCAAATGAATTTTCAAAATCAATAAATACAAAAGATGCTAATTTCAATAAGTTATTAAAATTGGCAGTAGCAACAGATGTTGAAGAATCGACTTATACTTTTTTTAGATTACCTAGAACTGCATTTCCGGATAAAGACGATCGTCCTGCAGTTATAAAAACGTGGCAGACAGATAAAAAGTTTACAGATCCGGATTTGTTAAAATTACATAACGGTGTCACTTTAATGTCAAATTATTTCTTTTATATAAGTGTAAGCGGAGCCGCAGTTCCAAAGCGTTTAGATATTGTTGAAACATTAAATCATATTACTGATCCAGCTTTAAAGGATGTGTACCTTCGTGAAGAAGTTGCAACGTCAAGAATGAAAATTGAAGAATATGAAAAAGTAGCACCAAGTATAAAACCTTATATGATTTCTGATGCCAGTAAAACATTTTTAGTTGAATACGAAAAAGTATTGCATAAAAACGTAGGTCAGAAAGGATTAAATTTTTCATATAATGACATAAATGATAAACCGGTTTCATTTTCTGATTTCAAAGGAAAATTTGTTTACATTGATTTATGGGCAACCTGGTGTGGACCTTGTAAAGCTGAAATTCCTCACATGAAAAAAATTGAAGAAGATTATCACGGAAAAAATATTGTATTCGTAAGTCTTTCGTTAGATAAATCAAAAGATGCACAAAAATGGAAAGATTTTGTTACTAAAGAGCAATTAAAAGGAATTCAGTTAATGGCCGATAAAGATTTCAATTCTGATGTCGCTAAAAATTATGAAGTAAATGCGATTCCGAGATTTTTATTGTTCGATACTAAAGGTAACATTATCAACACCGATGCTTTGCGTCCATCTAATCCTGAGTTGAGAGAACAACTGGATAAATTATTGAAAGGTTAA
- a CDS encoding retropepsin-like aspartic protease, whose translation MKKIFLFSIMIFGYSVCAQNGVQKSIESFEKAFQNKNYNDIKNLLAPEFNVGAGDSSSNEFYLNAIFNAFPVLDSIQMGKSVTIKNETFVSADFCFKGKEKKPTQIVFNKENKIRYVTFFDGLYRVDRNAEVKKMASIPFEIVENGIAIKIKLNKANREFLMLFDTGADGMALNPDSAYKAGVVVTKSKSASVVGGSQQVQYSADNTIYIGDQVLKNQGLVIFPKHGVYDGLFGANLLRNYITSVNFDTMTIDLYNFGNFNYWGKAKPLVFDYKSGLPVVQMNLTFEDKKTVEGNFTFDTGAGYDLIAYGPFNHKNNLETSLKNEYTSVNYSLGKQTKIVGGAIPNVAINGNNFPDVTIAVQEYDEANKNWAFADGSLGIDLIKRFNFTIDVLHKTVYLEPNKNFKKRSSFYIAGLNLDFDENQNLIVKRILDQENEDLKKVKTGAKVTQINDFEAKDLLKPENLKKLKENKESKDLIIEQEDQSMRITI comes from the coding sequence ATGAAAAAGATATTCTTATTTTCAATAATGATTTTTGGATATTCAGTTTGCGCTCAAAACGGCGTTCAAAAATCTATTGAATCTTTCGAAAAAGCCTTTCAAAATAAAAATTATAATGATATAAAAAATCTTCTGGCGCCAGAATTTAATGTTGGAGCCGGAGATTCTTCTTCAAATGAATTTTACTTAAACGCTATTTTTAATGCTTTTCCGGTTTTAGATTCTATCCAAATGGGAAAATCAGTGACTATTAAAAATGAAACTTTTGTTTCGGCTGATTTTTGTTTCAAAGGAAAAGAAAAGAAACCCACTCAAATAGTCTTCAATAAAGAAAACAAAATACGCTATGTTACTTTTTTTGACGGATTATACAGAGTAGATCGAAATGCTGAGGTAAAAAAAATGGCCAGCATTCCGTTTGAAATTGTAGAGAACGGAATCGCCATCAAAATAAAATTAAACAAAGCAAACAGAGAATTTTTAATGCTTTTTGATACGGGCGCAGACGGAATGGCTCTAAATCCGGACAGTGCTTATAAAGCAGGAGTTGTGGTTACTAAAAGTAAATCGGCATCTGTGGTTGGCGGAAGTCAGCAAGTGCAGTATTCGGCAGATAATACGATTTATATTGGCGATCAGGTTTTAAAAAATCAAGGCTTGGTCATTTTTCCAAAACATGGCGTTTATGACGGATTATTTGGCGCCAATTTGCTGCGTAATTATATCACGTCTGTCAATTTTGACACCATGACAATTGACTTGTACAATTTTGGAAATTTCAATTATTGGGGAAAAGCAAAACCATTAGTTTTTGATTATAAATCGGGACTTCCGGTAGTACAAATGAATCTGACTTTTGAAGATAAAAAAACAGTCGAAGGCAATTTTACTTTTGATACCGGCGCTGGTTATGATCTAATTGCTTACGGCCCTTTTAATCACAAAAATAATCTGGAAACCAGTTTAAAAAACGAATATACATCTGTCAATTACAGCTTAGGAAAACAAACTAAAATTGTGGGAGGCGCAATACCAAATGTTGCTATTAACGGAAATAATTTTCCAGATGTAACAATTGCGGTTCAGGAATATGACGAAGCCAATAAAAACTGGGCTTTTGCAGATGGATCTTTGGGAATTGATTTAATAAAACGCTTCAATTTTACAATAGATGTACTCCATAAGACCGTTTATTTGGAACCCAATAAAAACTTTAAAAAGAGATCTTCATTTTATATCGCCGGACTTAATTTGGATTTTGATGAAAACCAGAATCTTATAGTAAAACGAATTTTAGATCAGGAAAACGAAGATTTGAAGAAAGTCAAAACCGGTGCAAAAGTTACACAGATTAATGATTTTGAAGCCAAAGATTTATTGAAACCGGAAAATCTTAAAAAACTAAAAGAGAATAAAGAAAGTAAAGACCTGATTATTGAACAAGAGGATCAGTCAATGCGCATTACAATTTAA